DNA sequence from the Synechococcus sp. MU1617 genome:
ATTCACGGGCCTACCTCCAGAACCAAATGGCCGTTGCCCTTGGTGGCCGGGTGGCTGAAGAGATTGTCTACGGCGAAGACGAGGTCACCACTGGTGCCTCCAACGACCTTCAGCAGGTTGCTTCAACGGCGCGTCAGATGATCACCCGCTTCGGAATGAGCGACGAACTGGGTCCCGTTGCTCTTGGGCGTGCGCAAGGTGGCATGTTCCTTGGACGCGACATCGCTGCGGAGCGTGACTTTTCTGAGGAAACCGCCGCGATGATCGACAAAGAGGTGTCTGAGCTGGTGGATGTGGCCTACAAGCGCGCCACCAAGGTTCTTGCCGACAACCGAGCCGTTCTGGATGAATTGGCTGAAATGCTCGTTGAGCAGGAGACTGTTGATGCTGAAGAGCTTCAGGAGCTGCTGATCAAACGTGACGTCCGGGTCGCCGAATACGTCTGATTTCAATTCGTCTTCCAGCCCTTGGCTGGTGCGGCAGGAGCTCTTGGTGGCATCCCTGCAGCATCAGCCTCTTTTATTGGTGATTCGGCCTGAGCCTGACGACCTTGTGGCGTCAGGTTCGGGATCTGGCTTGTTGGGGCAAGTGCAGCAGCTTCATGCTGCAGGACTGCGACATCTCGAGGTGGCCTGGCTTGACCAGCCAGGCTGGATGGGGTTCATGCAGCGGGTGCAGGACCATTGCCCTGAATTGAATCTGGGAGCGGCCTCGGTGATGGTCACCAAGGCGCTCAACGACCTATCTCGGCTTGACCTCAGCTATGCGATGGCGCCTCTCTGGTGCCCGGAGCTTGTGGAGCAGGCCCGAGAGCTTGGGGTCTTGCTGGTGCCTGGGGTCTTCAGCCCCACGGAGGTGCATCAAGCCATGCAGTTTGGCTGTCGTGTCGTCAAGCTGTTTCCTGCCGTCAACCTTGGGCCTGGGTATTGGGGGCGCTTGC
Encoded proteins:
- a CDS encoding bifunctional 4-hydroxy-2-oxoglutarate aldolase/2-dehydro-3-deoxy-phosphogluconate aldolase; this translates as MRQELLVASLQHQPLLLVIRPEPDDLVASGSGSGLLGQVQQLHAAGLRHLEVAWLDQPGWMGFMQRVQDHCPELNLGAASVMVTKALNDLSRLDLSYAMAPLWCPELVEQARELGVLLVPGVFSPTEVHQAMQFGCRVVKLFPAVNLGPGYWGRLQAPLGPLPFVIAAGGLEVGDLPVWLEAGHGAVALGRRVVGSPPAFQALLDWLHQSTSQC